A genome region from Myxocyprinus asiaticus isolate MX2 ecotype Aquarium Trade chromosome 12, UBuf_Myxa_2, whole genome shotgun sequence includes the following:
- the LOC127448651 gene encoding keratin, type I cytoskeletal 18-like, which produces MSFYMPQASHISFTRSVPVHRAASTYGGAGGQGTRISSVSSMSLRSTPRSGGITSSSAFRVSSAGMGAGAAGGSLRASVGSMGPVLGNEKGQMQNLNDRLAAYLETVRRLEQENGKLEMQIREALEKGGPETRDNSKYNAILDDLRRKVFDATVDNARLVLQIDNARLAADDFRVKFENEMAIRQSVEADIAGLKKVIDDTNVGRLNVEGEIEALKEELVFLKKNHANEVGELQNQIAQSGVQVDVDAPKGQDLAQVMQDMRANYEKLALKNTEELKMWHESQMSEVQVQVAQNTEALQGAQMEMNDLRRQIQTLEIELASQQSLKASLEDTLRNTELHSNAETEKHNSILMQLEAELTQLRSKVTEQGQEYEALLNMKMKLEAEISSYKNLLDGGDFKLMDALDGRE; this is translated from the exons ATGAGCTTCTACATGCCTCAGGCCTCTCATATCTCCTTCACCCGCTCTGTGCCTGTACACCGTGCTGCTAGTACGTATGGTGGTGCAGGTGGACAGGGCACCAGGATCTCCTCTGTCTCTTCCATGTCTCTCCGTTCAACCCCTAGAAGTGGAGGCATTACCTCATCCTCAGCCTTTAGGGTGAGCTCAGCTGGAATGGGCGCTGGTGCTGCCGGGGGGTCCCTCAGGGCAAGTGTGGGCTCCATGGGGCCCGTCCTGGGCAATGAGAAAGGCCAGATGCAGAATTTGAATGACCGTCTGGCTGCTTATCTGGAGACAGTGCGCAGGCTGGAACAGGAGAATGGCAAACTGGAGATGCAGATCAGAGAGGCCCTGGAGAAAGGCGGACCAGAAACACGCGACAACAGCAAGTACAACGCAATCCTGGATGATTTGAGGAGGAAG GTGTTTGATGCAACTGTGGACAATGCTCGCCTTGTTCTTCAAATCGACAACGCTCGTCTGGCTGCAGATGACTTCAGAGTCAA GTTTGAGAATGAGATGGCCATTAGGCAGTCTGTGGAAGCAGATATTGCCGGTCTGAAGAAAGTAATTGATGACACCAATGTTGGTCGCCTGAATGTGGAGGGTGAAATTGAGGCCTTGAAAGAAGAGCTTGTCTTCCTCAAGAAAAACCATGCAAAT GAAGTTGGAGAGCTGCAAAACCAGATTGCCCAGTCAGGTGTTCAGGTTGATGTTGATGCGCCCAAGGGGCAGGATTTGGCTCAAGTGATGCAGGACATGAGGGCTAACTATGAAAAACTAGCACTCAAAAATACAGAGGAGCTCAAAATGTGGCATGAATCCCAG ATGTCAGAAGTTCAGGTACAGGTAGCTCAGAACACAGAGGCATTACAGGGTGCTCAGATGGAGATGAATGACCTTCGCAGACAGATTCAGACACTAGAAATAGAGCTTGCATCCCAACAAAGCCTG AAAGCATCACTTGAAGATACACTGCGGAATACAGAGCTACATTCGAATGCAGAGACAGAGAAGCACAATTCCATCTTAATGCAGCTTGAAGCTGAACTGACACAGCTGAGGTCAAAGGTCACAGAGCAGGGTCAGGAATATGAGGCCCTGCTTAATATGAAGATGAAACTGGAAGCAGAAATCAGCTCTTACAAGAACCTCCTTGATGGAGGAGACTTCAA GCTCATGGATGCACTAGATGGCAGAGAGTGA